The Acidobacteriota bacterium genome window below encodes:
- a CDS encoding FHA domain-containing protein: MSQTPGQPPSVNPPGGRPPSDKPAAARLPAARWLVTVRSGPHAGRPYPLDDQVRIGRSSDNDIVVPDMRASRNHVRVECVGDDCFMTDLGSSNGTLVNGRRIEGTVQLADGDVFTVGCTEFMLAAGAAPAERVDQTAGGNPLPLYPGPGEALTIPMPVDQPPAPPAPPPAASICSGCGSALPSGAKFCTICGLAAAAPPPVAAAPPPAPSPAAAPAPAPPPAHVPPPLAAPPAHAAPAPPPTPAAYIPPPAPPAAMPSAACPQCRE; encoded by the coding sequence ATGTCCCAGACCCCCGGCCAGCCCCCGTCAGTGAATCCGCCCGGCGGACGCCCGCCGTCTGACAAGCCGGCGGCGGCGAGGCTGCCGGCCGCCCGCTGGCTGGTCACCGTCCGGAGCGGCCCCCACGCCGGCCGCCCGTACCCCCTCGATGACCAGGTCAGAATCGGGCGCAGCTCGGACAATGACATCGTGGTGCCGGACATGCGCGCGTCGCGCAACCACGTCCGGGTGGAGTGCGTGGGCGACGACTGCTTCATGACGGACTTGGGGAGCAGCAACGGCACGCTGGTGAACGGCCGCCGGATCGAGGGCACCGTCCAGCTCGCCGACGGCGACGTCTTCACCGTCGGGTGCACCGAGTTCATGCTGGCGGCCGGCGCCGCGCCGGCCGAGCGGGTGGACCAGACCGCCGGCGGCAACCCCCTGCCGCTCTATCCGGGCCCGGGCGAGGCGCTCACCATCCCCATGCCGGTGGACCAACCACCCGCTCCACCCGCCCCGCCTCCTGCTGCCTCAATTTGTTCCGGTTGCGGCTCCGCCCTGCCGTCGGGCGCCAAGTTCTGCACGATCTGCGGTCTGGCCGCCGCCGCGCCACCGCCCGTCGCAGCCGCCCCGCCACCGGCGCCTTCCCCGGCGGCAGCTCCGGCGCCTGCACCCCCGCCGGCCCACGTGCCACCCCCTCTGGCGGCGCCCCCGGCTCATGCGGCTCCGGCACCACCGCCCACGCCGGCTGCCTACATCCCGCCTCCGGCGCCCCCCGCCGCGATGCCGTCAGCCGCGTGTCCCCAGTGCCGGGAAC